The Anolis sagrei isolate rAnoSag1 chromosome Y, rAnoSag1.mat, whole genome shotgun sequence genome contains a region encoding:
- the LOC132780205 gene encoding selenoprotein W — translation MAVKIKMVYCGAUGYSPKYQQLKKELEIEFPGKLDITGEGTPQVTGWFEVTVAGKLVHSKKNGDGFVDNDTKFHKIIVAVKAALA, via the exons ATGGCTGTCAAGATCAAGATGGTCTATTG tggtGCCTGAGGATACAGTCCCAAG TATCAGCAGCTCAAGAAGGAACTCGAAATAGAGTTTCCGGGCAAGCTGGACATT ACTGGAGAAGGGACGCCTCAGGTCACAGGATGGTTCGAAGTGACAGTGGCAGGGAAGCTGGTGCACTCCAAAAAG aaTGGAGATGGCTTTGTGGATAATGACACCAAATTCCACAAGATAATAGTGGCCGTCAAAGCAGCTTTAGCATAA